A single Melopsittacus undulatus isolate bMelUnd1 chromosome 11, bMelUnd1.mat.Z, whole genome shotgun sequence DNA region contains:
- the NELFB gene encoding negative elongation factor B: MYAGLQELGVANGEDLKETLTNCTEPLKAIEQFQTENGVLLPSLQSALPFLDLHGTPRLEFHQSVFDELREKLLERVSAIALEGKVEERYKKLEDLLEKSFSLVKMPSIQPVVMCVMKHLPKVPEKKLKLVMADKDLYKACAVEVKRQIWQDNQALFGDEVSPLLKQYILEKENVLFSSDISVLHNFFSPSPKTRRQGEVVQKLTQMIGKNVKLYDMVLQFLRTLFLRTRNIHYCTLRAELLMSLHDLEISEICTVDPCHKFTWCLDACIREKFVDNKRARELQGFLDGVKKGQEQVLGDLSMILCDPFAVNTLALSTIRHVQDLVGQDTLPRESPDMLLLLRMLSLGQGAWDMIDSQVFKEPKMEVELITRFLPMLMSFVVDDQMFNVDQKLPSEEKGPTPYPSTIPEAFTKFLQENRIACEIGLYYILHITKQRNKNAFLRLLPALVETFSDLAFGDIFLHLLTGNLTLLGEEFALEEFCTSLFDNFFLTACSKKENVHRHVLRLLLHLHHKVAPAKLESLQKALEPTKQSGEAVKELYNQLTEKLELRKPSPAEVTETPSMELPLPTVPTPASR; encoded by the exons ATGTACGcggggctgcaggagctgggggtggCCAACGGCGAGGACCTGAAGGAGACACTCACCAACTGCACGGAGCCGCTGAAAGCCATCGAGCAGTTCCAG ACAGAGAatggggtgctgctgccctcGCTGCAGTCGGCGCTGCCCTTCCTGGACCTGCACGGCACCCCCCGGCTGGAGTTCCACCAGTCGGTCTTCGATGAGCTgagggagaagctgctggagagggtctCTGCCATCGCCTTGGAAGGGAAGGTGGAGGAGAG ATACAAAAAACTGGAAGATCTCCTAGAGAAGAGCTTTTCCCTGGTCAAGATGCCTTCCATCCAGCCTGTGGTAATGTGTGTCATGAAGCACTTGCCCAAG GTCCCTGAAAAGAAGCTAAAGTTGGTAATGGCTGATAAGGACTTGTATAAAGCATGTGCAGTGGAGGTGAAGCGCCAGATTTGGCAGGACAACCAGGCTCTGTTTGGTGATGAGGTTTCTCCACTGCTGAAGCAATACATCCTGGAGAAGGAGAATGTTCTCTTCAGCAGTGACATTTCTGTCTTGCACAATTTCTTCAGTCCATCCCCCAAAACAAGGCGTCAAGGAGAG gTGGTTCAGAAGCTGACCCAGATGATTGGGAAGAATGTGAAGCTCTATGACATGGTGTTGCAGTTTCTGAGAACCCTGTTCCTCCGCACAAGGAATATTCATTACTGCACACTACGGGCAGAGCTCCTCATGTCACTGCATGACCTGGAAATCAGTGAAATCTGCACTGTTGACCCCTGTCATAAG TTCACCTGGTGCCTTGATGCTTGCATTCGGGAGAAGTTTGTAGACAACAAGAGAGCTCGGGAATTGCAGGGGTTTCTGGATGGGGTGAAGAAAGGACAAGAACAAGTTTTGGG GGACTTATCAATGATCCTGTGTGATCCTTTTGCCGTTAACACCTTAGCCTTGAGTACCATAAGGCACGTGCAAGACCTGGTTGGGCAGGACACCTTACCCAGG GAAAGCCCAGatatgctgctgctcctcaggatGCTGTCTTTGGGCCAGGGGGCCTGGGACATGATTGACAGTCAAGTCTTCAAGGAACCAAAAATG GAAGTTGAGTTGATCACCAGGTTCTTGCCTATGCTGATGTCCTTTGTGGTGGATGACCAGATGTTCAACGTAGATCAGAAACTGCCCTCAGAGGAGAAGGGACCAACTCCCTaccccagcaccatccctgaagCTTTCACCAA ATTCTTGCAGGAGAACAGAATAGCTTGTGAGATTGGGCTGTATTACATCCTTCACATCACtaaacagagaaacaagaatGCTTTCCTTAGGCTCCTGCCAGCACTAG TTGAGACATTCAGTGACTTGGCCTTTGGTGATATCTTTCTGCATCTGCTTACTGGAAACCTCACGCTGCTGGGTGAGGAATTCGCACTTGAGGAATTCTGCACCAGTCTCTTTGACAACTTCTTTCTCACTGCCTGCTCAAA AAAGGAGAATGTACACAGACATGTGCTAAGGCTGCTGCTTCATCTGCATCATAAAGTGGCACCTGCCAAATTAGAGTCGCTCCAGAAGGCATTGGAACCCACCAAGCAG AGTGGGGAAGCTGTGAAGGAGCTTTACAACCAGCTCACTGAGAAACTGGAGCTTCGGAAGCCGAGTCCAGCTGAAGTGACTGAGACCCCCTCCATGGAGCTGCCCCTGCCCACTGTGCCCACACCAGCCTCACGCTGA